A window of the Henckelia pumila isolate YLH828 chromosome 3, ASM3356847v2, whole genome shotgun sequence genome harbors these coding sequences:
- the LOC140886853 gene encoding serine/threonine-protein kinase D6PKL1 has protein sequence MERIPESQQLPRQLSFAAKMSKTHPNLSRDEVRKIYLMREFSELDSPTPAKAMKGKIFLQEDQDHMPDILSFTFSGGDDAFEEIGSTSFHGVSHPPEPVDTDLMRPVCLPIGQNNGDGKYLVKSMSVKGSSMEDFSIKVPGTKPIPLSPTEVVVEEAIDLTAVSYPFAVPRPSRNTEVKPLPCSEDKECIWDTSLPPSGNVSPHSSIDSFGVATAMSIGNSCTSTYRSDGIMSDGMRSVDRNYESTKGSILGDSLESTKSSLSRASDSSGLSDDSNWSNITGSANKPHKGNDPRWKAILAIRSHDGILGMSHFKLLKRLGCGDIGSVYLSELSTTRCFFAMKVMDKASLASRKKLMRAQTEREILQLLDHPFLPTLYTHFETDRFSCLVMEYCPGGDLHTLRQRQPGKHFSEYAARFYAAEVLLALEYLHMLGVVYRDLKPENVLVREDGHIMLSDFDLSLRCAVSPTLIRASAFDSDPSKRGAAFCVQPACIEPTSACIQPSCFLPRIFPSKNKKKFGRPPAEPGKTSGSLPELVAEPTAARSMSFVGTHEYLAPEIIKGEGHGSAVDWWTFGVFLHELLYGKTPFKGSGNRATLFNVVGQQLKFPDSPATSYASRDLIRGLLVKEPQHRLGVKRGATEIKQHPFFEGINWALIRCSTPPEVPRPVEPEPPVKPGQFQPVGVGTVTGTGTGSKTIVGATEMKSGGKFLDFEFF, from the exons ATGGAAAGGATACCCGAATCCCAACAACTTCCCAGGCAACTGTCTTTTGCAGCAAAGATGTCAAAGACTCACCCCAATTTGTCCAGAGACGAGGTTCGGAAAATTTACCTCATGAGGGAATTTTCTGAGTTGGATTCACCTACTCCTGCGAAAGCGATGAAAGGGAAAATCTTTTTGCAGGAGGATCAAGATCACATGCCAGACATTCTTTCTTTTACATTCAGTGGCGGCGACGATGCATTTGAAGAGATCGGCTCTACTTCATTTCATGGTGTAAGTCATCCCCCTGAACCAGTCGACACTGATTTGATGAGGCCTGTCTGTTTACCTATTGGTCAGAATAATGGGgatggaaaatatttagttAAAAGTATGTCTGTGAAGGGCTCTTCTATGGAAGATTTTTCAATCAAGGTGCCGGGTACTAAACCGATTCCGCTGTCACCCACAGAGGTTGTAGTTGAAGAAGCTATCGATTTAACTGCTGTATCGTACCCCTTTGCAGTTCCTCGTCCATCCCGAAACACCGAAGTAAAGCCCCTCCCGTGTTCAGAGGATAAGGAATGTATATGGGACACGTCATTACCTCCAAGTGGGAATGTTAGTCCGCATAGTAGCATTGATAGTTTTGGTGTTGCTACGGCTATGAGTATCGGCAATAGCTGCACTAGCACGTACCGCAGCGATGGGATAATGAGTGATGGCATGCGTAGTGTAGACAGGAACTATGAGAGTACCAAAGGGAGCATCCTAGGTGATTCGCTCGAGAGTACTAAATCTAGCCTCAGCCGAGCAAGTGATAGCAGCGGCCTGAGCGATGATAGTAACTGGAGTAACATTACGGGTAGCGCAAATAAGCCTCACAAGGGAAATGATCCTAGGTGGAAGGCCATCCTTGCTATTCGATCACATGACGGTATTTTAGGCATGAGCCACTTCAAGTTACTGAAAAGACTCGGATGCGGGGATATTGGAAGcgtgtatctttctgagttaaGTACAACTCGGTGTTTCTTTGCGATGAAGGTAATGGATAAGGCATCCCTTGCTAGCAGGAAGAAGTTGATGAGAGCCCAGACGGAACGAGAAATCTTGCAGTTACTGGATCATCCGTTCTTGCCAACATTGTACACACATTTTGAAACAGACAGATTTTCATGTTTGGTCATGGAATATTGTCCTGGAGGAGATCTTCATACCCTGAGGCAGCGACAACCCGGGAAACATTTTTCAGAATATGCTGCAAG GTTTTATGCTGCAGAAGTTCTACTGGCACTTGAGTATCTTCACATGCTTGGAGTTGTCTATAGGGATCTGAAACCAGAAAACGTCCTAGTCCGTGAAGATGGCCACATTATGCTTTCAGATTTCGACCTTTCCCTGCGATGTGCTGTTTCACCAACCCTGATAAGAGCTTCTGCATTTGATTCTGACCCCTCCAAACGAGGAGCTGCATTCTGCGTGCAGCCAGCATGTATTGAGCCCACTTCAGCATGCATTCAGCCTTCATGTTTCCTTCCTCGAATCTTTCCTtcgaaaaacaagaaaaaatttgGAAGGCCCCCAGCTGAGCCTGGGAAGACTTCTGGTTCACTACCCGAGCTAGTTGCAGAACCTACTGCGGCACGTTCCATGTCATTTGTTGGGACTCACGAGTACTTAGCACCCGAAATCATCAAGGGCGAGGGCCATGGCAGTGCAGTAGACTGGTGGACATTTGGTGTGTTCTTGCATGAACTACTCTATGGTAAAACACCATTCAAGGGTTCCGGAAATCGTGCCACTCTTTTCAATGTAGTAGGGCAGCAGCTCAAATTTCCAGATTCGCCAGCTACCAGTTATGCGAGCCGGGATCTTATTAGAGGATTGCTAGTTAAAGAACCGCAGCATAGGCTGGGTGTGAAAAGAGGAGCAACAGAAATAAAGCAGCACCCATTCTTTGAAGGCATAAATTGGGCTTTGATACGTTGCAGCACTCCACCAGAGGTGCCAAGACCAGTCGAGCCAGAGCCTCCGGTGAAGCCTGGGCAATTCCAGCCTGTTGGTGTGGGCACTGTCACTGGCACTGGCACTGGCAGCAAAACGATTGTAGGTGCAACAGAGATGAAATCTGGGGGTAAATTTCTGGATTTCGAGTTCTTTTAA